One genomic segment of Ipomoea triloba cultivar NCNSP0323 chromosome 9, ASM357664v1 includes these proteins:
- the LOC116028612 gene encoding zeatin O-glucosyltransferase-like — MPISSSILENGTKGANMGVVVVMVPLPAQGHLNQFLHLSRLIAAHGIPVHYVGAATHIRQATHRVHGWDPLAVPNLHFHQLPIPHFQSPPPNPDASTKFPTQLMPLFSATSHLRHPFTALIRNLSVDKKRVVVIADSLMGWVVQDVPSLQNAELYRFRCISAFTIYSFHWERAGKPEIRPEAGVLNCLPSPEGCFIPEFAEFVKTQRAFWDGISGDILNSCREIEALFIDLLGEESKSGSQWAIGPLNPVFLTDSINNRHKSLEWLDRQEKDSVLFVSFGSTTSLSNEQITELGAGLDESGQKFIWVVRDGDRGDVFDGEARRAELAEGYEERVRGRGLILREWAPQLEILGHPSVGGFMSHCGWNSCMESISMGVPIAAWPMHSDQPRNATLVTEVLKMGISLVDWARRDEVVGRREIGEGVKKLIASADGEEMRRRAAELKELIAVGGGCDELESFVAHITR; from the coding sequence ATGCCAATCAGTTCTTCCATTCTTGAAAATGGAACTAAAGGAGCAAATATgggtgtggtggtggtgatggtgccTCTTCCGGCGCAGGGCCATCTCAACCAGTTCCTCCACCTCTCCCGCCTCATCGCCGCCCACGGCATCCCCGTACACTACGTCGGAGCCGCCACGCACATCCGCCAGGCCACCCACCGCGTCCACGGCTGGGACCCGCTAGCCGTACCCAACCTTCATTTTCACCAACTCCCCATCCCGCATTTCCAGTCCCCGCCGCCCAATCCCGACGCTTCCACAAAATTCCCCACTCAGCTCATGCCGCTGTTCTCCGCAACGTCGCATCTCCGCCACCCCTTTACCGCTCTGATTCGTAATCTCTCCGTAGATAAAAAGAGGGTTGTGGTAATCGCCGACTCGTTGATGGGTTGGGTGGTTCAGGACGTGCCTTCGTTGCAGAACGCCGAGCTGTACCGTTTCCGTTGCATTTCAGCGTTTACTATCTATTCCTTCCACTGGGAACGCGCCGGAAAACCCGAAATCCGGCCGGAAGCCGGAGTTCTGAACTGTCTGCCGTCGCCGGAGGGCTGTTTCATACCTGAGTTTGCAGAATTCGTGAAAACGCAGAGAGCGTTTTGGGATGGAATCTCCGGAGACATTCTAAATTCCTGCCGAGAAATAGAAGCGCTTTTTATTGATCTCCTTGGGGAAGAATCAAAATCGGGATCTCAATGGGCTATTGGTCCATTAAACCCGGTTTTCCTCACAGACTCAATCAATAACCGTCACAAATCCCTGGAATGGCTGGACAGGCAAGAGAAAGACTCTGTTCTGTTCGTATCTTTCGGGTCCACAACTTCACTGTCCAATGAACAGATCACGGAGCTGGGCGCGGGGCTGGACGAGAGCGGGCAGAAATTCATTTGGGTGGTGAGAGACGGCGACAGGGGAGACGTTTTCGACGGGGAAGCCAGGAGAGCCGAGCTGGCGGAAGGGTACGAGGAAAGAGTACGAGGAAGAGGGCTGATTCTCCGGGAGTGGGCCCCGCAGTTAGAGATTCTGGGGCACCCGTCCGTGGGAGGGTTCATGAGTCACTGTGGGTGGAATTCGTGCATGGAGAGCATTTCAATGGGAGTGCCGATCGCGGCGTGGCCGATGCACTCGGACCAGCCCAGGAACGCCACGCTCGTAACGGAGGTGCTGAAAATGGGGATAAGTTTGGTGGACTGGGCGCGGCGAGACGAAGTGGTTGGGCGGAGAGAAATCGGGGAAGGAGTGAAGAAACTGATCGCGTCGGCGGACGGAGAGGAGATGAGGCGGAGAGCGGCGGAGCTGAAAGAACTGATCGCGGTGGGCGGCGGGTGTGACGAGTTGGAATCCTTCGTAGCTCACATCACCAGATAA
- the LOC116030407 gene encoding zeatin O-glucosyltransferase-like, which yields MAGDITGIGAEVVVVMVPLPGQGHLNQALHLSRLVTSYNVPVFYTGAALHIRQAKHRIQGWDPLSISNLHFHEFPTPPFETPAPDPKTRYPTQILPAFNAALLLRDPLRQFLSDLSKKARRVVVIYDSMMAFNVQDIPSIPNAESYSFQPISAISIYTFHWLSLQRPPLPPEAEILNELGNFETFVTPEVLEFVKIQDDALKFNSGTLFDTCRVIEGAFLDLLAKDPSAGTGQLWAIGPFNPVILPENKDPSTRHKCLAWLDKQEENSVIFVAFGSTTTLSDEQNKELAIGLAKSEQKFIWVLKEGDKGDVFAADKRRAYLPEGYEDEIKDRGLIVRDWAPQLDILAHPSTGGFMSHCGWNSSMEAISMGVPIATWPMHSEQPWNAALITKVLKTGVEVDDCTSEEMVSSQRIADAVKRLMASPEGDEMRRRAEEIRGAIMLSVKDGGAVPREMDSFISHITRE from the coding sequence ATGGCCGGCGATATTACCGGCATCGGAGCAGAGGTGGTGGTAGTAATGGTGCCTCTGCCGGGGCAGGGCCATCTCAACCAGGCCCTCCACCTCTCCCGCCTAGTCACTTCTTACAACGTACCCGTATTTTACACCGGCGCCGCCCTTCATATCCGCCAGGCCAAGCACCGAATCCAAGGATGGGATCCTCTCTCCATTTCCAACCTTCATTTCCACGAATTCCCAACGCCGCCTTTCGAAACCCCCGCCCCCGACCCTAAAACCAGGTACCCCACGCAGATCCTGCCGGCGTTCAACGCCGCCTTGCTCCTCCGCGACCCCCTCCGCCAATTCCTTTCAGATCTCTCCAAGAAAGCAAGGCGAGTTGTCGTGATTTATGATTCTATGATGGCTTTCAACGTTCAAGACATTCCTTCTATACCAAACGCCGAGTCTTACTCCTTCCAGCCCATCTCGGCTATCTCAATTTACACCTTCCACTGGCTAAGTTTGCAGAGGCCGCCATTGCCGCCGGAAGCTGAGATTTTAAACGAATTAGGGAATTTTGAGACCTTTGTGACTCCAGAAGTGTTGGAATTTGTGAAGATTCAAGATGATGCCTTGAAGTTCAACTCCGGAACACTCTTCGATACTTGCAGAGTGATCGAAGGAGCGTTCCTGGACTTACTGGCGAAAGATCCGTCAGCCGGAACGGGCCAGTTATGGGCAATCGGGCCATTCAATCCGGTGATCCTACCGGAGAATAAAGATCCCAGCACGCGCCATAAATGTCTGGCCTGGCTTGACAAACAGGAAGAAAATTCTGTGATTTTCGTTGCGTTTGGGTCCACCACTACCTTATCCGACGAACAGAACAAGGAACTCGCGATTGGGCTAGCGAAAAGCGAGCAGAAATTCATTTGGGTGCTAAAGGAGGGAGATAAGGGAGACGTTTTCGCCGCAGATAAAAGGAGAGCCTATCTGCCAGAAGGATACGAAGATGAAATCAAAGACAGGGGATTGATCGTGAGAGATTGGGCCCCGCAACTTGACATTCTCGCCCACCCTTCAACAGGCGGGTTCATGAGTCACTGCGGGTGGAACTCCAGTATGGAAGCCATTTCAATGGGCGTGCCGATCGCCACGTGGCCGATGCACTCGGAGCAGCCGTGGAACGCCGCGCTAATCACGAAGGTGCTGAAAACCGGCGTGGAAGTCGACGACTGTACCAGCGAAGAAATGGTTAGTTCTCAGAGAATCGCGGATGCTGTGAAGAGATTAATGGCTTCCCCTGAAGGAGATGAGATGAGGAGAAGAGCGGAAGAAATAAGAGGCGCCATCATGTTATCGGTGAAGGACGGCGGCGCTGTTCCCAGGGAAATGGATTCTTTCATTTCTCACATCACCAGAGAGTAG
- the LOC116028756 gene encoding zeatin O-glucosyltransferase-like, whose translation MEEQSSRNGGIGAEVVVVMVPLPAQGHLNQLLHLSRLISSYNIPVYYTGAATHLRQAKLRLQGWDPLSLSNLHFHEFPTPSFQSPDPHTKTKSPSQLAPSFHAALLLRDPLRDFLSNLSRNTRRVVVIYDYLMSWNVQDIPSIQNAESYAFHSASAFSMYSFIWEIMQKPPLPPEAQVLKDLPNLDACMPPELVEYGNLQNEALKFNSGALFNSCRMIEGPFLDLLAKEPILRASQQWAIGPFNPVTLPENKDSGMRHKCLAWLDKQEQNSVIFVSFGSSTSLSEEQINEIAIGLAESEQKFIWVLREADKGDVFVGEARRAELPEGYEEGMKGKGMVVRDWAPQLEILAHPSTGGFMSHCGWNSCMESISMGVPIAAWPMHSEQPRNAMLITKVLKMGVEVDDCSSQEMVSSHRIADAVKRLMGSREGDEMRRRAEELSRDVKLSVMDGGATRLEMDSFISHITRE comes from the coding sequence ATGGAAGAGCAGAGTAGCCGAAATGGCGGCATAGGAGCAGAGGTTGTGGTAGTGATGGTGCCTTTGCCGGCACAGGGCCATCTCAACCAGCTCCTCCACCTCTCCCGCCTTATCTCTTCCTACAACATACCCGTTTATTACACCGGAGCCGCCACTCATCTCCGCCAGGCCAAGCTCCGGCTCCAAGGATGGGATCCTCTCTCCCTTTCCAATCTTCATTTCCATGAATTCCCAACACCCTCTTTCCAATCCCCTGACCCACACACCAAAACCAAGTCACCCTCCCAGCTAGCGCCGTCCTTCCACGCCGCCTTGCTCCTCCGTGACCCCCTCCGCGACTTCCTCTCAAATCTCTCCAGAAACACAAGGAGAGTGGTTGTGATTTATGATTATTTGATGTCTTGGAATGTTCAAGACATTCCTTCCATACAAAACGCGGAGTCTTACGCCTTCCATAGCGCTTCGGCTTTCTCTATGTACTCCTTCATCTGGGAAATTATGCAGAAGCCGCCTCTCCCGCCGGAAGCTCAAGTACTGAAAGATCTTCCGAATCTTGATGCTTGTATGCCTCCGGAGCTGGTTGAATACGGGAACCTTCAAAATGAAGCCTTGAAGTTCAATTCCGGAGCCCTTTTCAATTCTTGCAGGATGATTGAAGGACCATTCCTCGACTTGCTTGCTAAAGAACCCATACTCAGAGCAAGCCAGCAATGGGCTATTGGACCGTTCAATCCGGTAACCCTACCGGAGAATAAAGATTCCGGTATGCGCCACAAATGCCTGGCCTGGCTCGACAAACAAGAACAGAATTCTGTGATTTTCGTTTCGTTCGGGTCTTCAACTTCACTATCTGAGGAACAGATCAATGAGATCGCGATTGGGCTAGCAGAGAGCGAGCAGAAGTTCATTTGGGTACTTAGAGAGGCAGATAAAGGAGACGTTTTCGTGGGAGAAGCAAGGAGAGCCGAGCTGCCTGAAGGATACGAAGAAGGAATGAAAGGCAAGGGAATGGTGGTGAGAGATTGGGCCCCGCAACTGGAAATTCTGGCCCACCCATCAACGGGTGGGTTTATGAGTCACTGCGGATGGAATTCGTGTATGGAAAGCATTTCAATGGGAGTGCCCATAGCGGCGTGGCCTATGCACTCTGAGCAGCCCAGGAACGCCATGCTAATCACCAAGGTGCTGAAAATGGGTGTAGAAGTTGACGATTGTAGCAGCCAGGAAATGGTTAGCTCACACAGAATTGCAGATGCTGTTAAGAGATTAATGGGTTCAAGGGAAGGAGATGAGATGAGAAGAAGAGCAGAAGAACTAAGCCGCGACGTCAAGCTTTCAGTGATGGATGGAGGTGCTACTCGCTTGGAAATGGATTCTTTCATTTCTCACATCACCAGAGAGTAG
- the LOC116028420 gene encoding zeatin O-glucosyltransferase-like, which yields MAGGIGHGGGPGVEMAVVMVPLPAQGHLNQLLHLSRLLSSYNLPVYYTGAATHIRQAKLRLHGWDPHSLSKLHFHEFPTPSFESPRPNPDIRYPTQLLPAFHAALLLRDPLREFLSDLSKETRRVVVIYDNMMSWNVQDIPSIPNAECYAFNSVSAFSIYSFIWEIMQKPPLPPEAQVLKDLPNLEACMAPEFWEFNKIQQQALRFDSGILYNTCRVIEGAFLDLVAKEPIMGTGQQWAIGPFNPVTLPENQDSGVRHKCLAWLDKQERNSVIFVSFGSTTALSEEQINEIAIGLAESERKFIWVLREADKGDVFVGEARRAELPEGYEEGIKGKGMVVRDWAPQLEILAHPSTGGFMSHCGWNSCMEGISMGVPIAAWPMHSDQPRNAMLITKVLKMGVEIDDCSSGEMVRSQRIADAVKRLMGSSEGDEMRRRAEELSRKVKVSVMDGGAARMEMDSFISHITRE from the coding sequence ATGGCCGGCGGTATCGGCCACGGCGGCGGCCCGGGAGTAGAGATGGCGGTAGTAATGGTGCCTCTGCCGGCGCAAGGGCATCTCAACCAGCTCCTCCACCTCTCCCGCCTACTCTCTTCTTACAACCTACCCGTGTATTACACCGGAGCCGCCACTCATATCCGTCAGGCAAAGCTCCGACTCCACGGATGGGATCCTCACTCCCTTTCCAAGCTCCATTTCCATGAATTCCCAACACCGTCATTCGAATCCCCTCGGCCCAACCCCGATATAAGGTACCCCACACAGCTACTCCCGGCGTTCCACGCCGCCTTGCTCCTCCGCGACCCCCTCCGCGAATTCCTCTCTGATCTGTCCAAGGAAACAAGGAGAGTGGTTGTGATTTATGATAATATGATGTCTTGGAACGTTCAGGATATTCCGAGTATACCAAACGCGGAGTGTTACGCATTTAACAGCGTTTCGGCGTTCTCGATTTACTCGTTTATTTGGGAAATTATGCAGAAGCCTCCTCTGCCGCCGGAAGCTCAAGTACTGAAAGATCTTCCGAATCTTGAGGCTTGTATGGCGCCGGAATTCTGGGAATTTAACAAGATTCAGCAACAAGCCTTGAGATTCGATTCCGGAATACTTTACAATACTTGCAGGGTGATAGAAGGAGCTTTCCTCGACTTAGTGGCTAAAGAGCCGATTATGGGAACAGGGCAGCAATGGGCAATCGGACCATTCAATCCGGTAACCCTACCGGAGAATCAAGATTCCGGTGTGCGCCACAAATGCCTGGCCTGGCTCGACAAACAAGAACGAAATTCGGTGATTTTCGTTTCATTTGGGTCCACAACTGCATTATCTGAGGAACAGATCAATGAGATCGCGATTGGGCTAGCGGAGAGCGAGCGGAAGTTCATTTGGGTACTTAGAGAGGCGGATAAAGGAGACGTTTTCGTGGGAGAAGCAAGGAGAGCCGAGCTGCCTGAAGGATACGAAGAAGGAATCAAAGGCAAGGGAATGGTGGTGAGAGATTGGGCCCCACAACTGGAAATTCTGGCCCACCCATCAACGGGCGGGTTTATGAGTCACTGCGGATGGAATTCGTGTATGGAAGGCATTTCAATGGGAGTGCCCATAGCGGCGTGGCCTATGCACTCGGACCAGCCCAGGAACGCCATGCTAATCACCAAGGTGCTGAAAATGGGTGTAGAAATTGACGATTGTAGCAGCGGAGAAATGGTTAGGTCACAGAGAATCGCAGATGCTGTTAAGAGATTGATGGGTTCAAGTGAAGGAGATGAGATGAGGAGAAGAGCAGAAGAACTAAGCCGAAAAGTGAAGGTTTCGGTGATGGATGGGGGTGCTGCTCGCATGGAAATGGATTCATTCATTTCTCACATCACCAGAGAGTAG
- the LOC116030383 gene encoding zeatin O-glucosyltransferase-like — MGEQSRQNGGIGAEVVVVMVPLPAQGHLNQLLHLSRLISSYNIPIYYTGAATHLRQAKLRLQGWDPLSLSNLHFHEFPTPSFQSPDPDTKTKSPSQLAPSFHAVLLLRDPLRDFLSNLSKTTRRVVVVYDSWMAWNVQDIPSIPNAESYVFHSVSAFSIYSFVWEFVQQKGPLPPEAQVLKHLPNLEAMHPDFDEYGKLQNEALKFNSGALFNSCRMIEGPFLDLLAKEPILRASQQWAIGPFNPVILPENKDSGMRHKSLAWLDKQEQNSVIFVSFGSSTSLSDEQINEIAIGLAESEQKFIWVLREADKGDVFVGEARRADLPEGYEEGINGKGMVVRDWAPQLEILAHPSTGGFMSHCGWNSCMESISMGVPIAAWPMHSDQPRNAMLITKVLKMGVEVDDCSSQEVVRSQRIADGVKRLMGSREGDEMRRRAEELSRDLKLSVMDGGATRLEMDSFISHITRE, encoded by the coding sequence ATGGGAGAGCAGAGTAGACAAAACGGCGGCATAGGAGCAGAGGTGGTGGTAGTGATGGTGCCTTTGCCGGCACAGGGCCATCTCAACCAGCTCCTCCACCTCTCCCGCCTTATCTCTTCCTACAATATACCCATATATTACACCGGAGCCGCCACTCATCTCCGGCAGGCCAAGCTCCGGCTCCAAGGATGGGATCCTCTCTCCCTTTCCAATCTTCATTTCCATGAATTCCCAACACCCTCTTTCCAATCCCCTGACCCAGACACCAAAACCAAGTCACCCTCTCAGCTAGCGCCGTCCTTCCACGCCGTCTTGCTCCTCCGTGACCCCCTCCGCGACTTCCTCTCAAATCTCTCCAAAACCACAAGGAGAGTGGTTGTGGTTTACGATTCTTGGATGGCTTGGAATGTTCAAGACATTCCTTCCATACCAAACGCCGAGTCTTACGTGTTCCATAGCGTTTCGGCTTTCTCTATTTACTCCTTCGTCTGGGAATTTGTGCAGCAGAAGGGGCCTCTGCCGCCTGAAGCTCAAGTACTGAAACACCTTCCAAATCTTGAAGCTATGCATCCGGATTTCGATGAATACGGCAAGCTTCAAAATGAAGCCTTGAAGTTCAATTCCGGTGCTCTTTTCAATTCTTGCAGGATGATTGAAGGACCATTCCTTGACTTACTTGCTAAAGAACCCATACTCAGAGCAAGCCAGCAATGGGCTATTGGACCATTCAATCCGGTAATCCTACCGGAGAACAAAGATTCCGGTATGCGCCACAAATCCCTGGCCTGGCTAGACAAACAAGAACAGAATTCTGTGATTTTCGTTTCATTCGGGTCTTCAACTTCCCTATCCGACGAACAGATCAATGAGATCGCGATTGGGCTAGCGGAGAGCGAGCAGAAGTTCATTTGGGTACTTAGAGAGGCGGATAAAGGAGACGTTTTCGTGGGAGAAGCAAGGAGAGCCGACCTGCCGGAGGGATACGAAGAAGGAATCAACGGCAAGGGAATGGTGGTGAGAGATTGGGCGCCGCAACTGGAAATTTTGGCCCACCCATCAACGGGTGGGTTCATGAGTCACTGCGGGTGGAATTCGTGTATGGAAAGCATTTCAATGGGAGTGCCCATAGCGGCGTGGCCTATGCACTCTGATCAGCCCAGGAACGCCATGCTAATCACCAAGGTGCTGAAAATGGGTGTAGAAGTTGACGATTGTAGCAGCCAAGAAGTGGTTAGGTCACAGAGAATCGCAGATGGTGTTAAGAGATTGATGGGTTCAAGGGAAGGAGATGAGATGAGAAGAAGAGCGGAAGAACTAAGCCGCGACCTCAAGCTCTCAGTGATGGATGGAGGTGCTACTCGCTTAGAAATGGATTCTTTCATTTCTCACATCACCAGAGAATAG